A window from Moritella yayanosii encodes these proteins:
- a CDS encoding FlgK family flagellar hook-associated protein has product MANLLQIGTSGVLGHQQMLNTTGNNIANVNTDGYSRQRTQHNSQIDNMGLARSDTGREINQFAQAEVLLDTSKFNNRDKFLTEITRTDQVLSDSSNNLGSGVSTLFESFHTLNDDPTSLSTRELALSDAKSLVSSFSSVGKQLQSQVKTANNEITAKPDLLNALIKEIQGLNQLVMIANNTSQGVSGTLLDKRDESIKALASEIDISTIANDNKSISINLISGQPLVMQSSVSQFTVVTNNPDTSINELALNIDSNQILLQETELGGTVGALFSFRDEAVSPALREIGQLALGIGSAINSQNRMGLDLNGQLGKDIYGMPGTMAQGYHDNSNSEHMVTSTIRPTEGGALTVNQYQVTMTSPLTFDVYEIKDGQQSTNPLPISGAYPGPVTVDEHGFDIDFSAAVGGFKSGDKFILSPTLFNFDDYQVIASRPEDIALSSALRSSRNTNNITDSQLIVSSIFDSSLSFSNNALNMAAPQSVTVNNSGDFDIFDANGTLLATSSGALLGLDLLANSVPPLNPQTGYEIKISGNPNPGESFSLHYNSNSAGDNSNGLKLAGLESENTLRQNKVTSGGNQMTISEGISTLIAGIGNKTRAARVDQSASESKLTQSQNWVESVSGVNLDEEAANMVRYEQAYNASARVVSISKEIFDTILNAAR; this is encoded by the coding sequence ATGGCGAATTTATTACAAATCGGCACATCTGGTGTTTTAGGTCACCAGCAAATGCTTAACACCACAGGTAATAACATTGCGAATGTTAATACGGATGGGTATAGCCGTCAGCGCACTCAGCATAATTCTCAAATTGATAATATGGGCCTTGCTCGCTCTGATACTGGTCGAGAAATTAATCAGTTTGCGCAGGCTGAAGTCTTGCTTGATACCAGTAAATTTAATAATCGTGACAAATTTTTAACAGAAATAACCCGAACCGATCAGGTATTGTCTGATAGCTCGAATAATCTCGGTAGTGGGGTCTCAACATTGTTTGAATCTTTTCATACGCTCAATGACGATCCCACATCATTATCGACTCGGGAGTTAGCGCTCTCCGATGCCAAATCTCTCGTATCCAGTTTTAGTAGTGTTGGTAAACAGCTACAGTCACAGGTGAAAACCGCGAATAATGAGATCACCGCAAAACCGGATTTACTCAACGCCTTGATTAAAGAGATACAAGGATTAAATCAGCTGGTGATGATTGCCAATAATACGTCGCAAGGAGTATCGGGTACCTTACTGGATAAGCGTGATGAGTCGATTAAAGCTCTCGCAAGTGAGATCGATATATCCACGATTGCGAATGATAACAAAAGTATTTCGATAAATTTGATCAGTGGGCAACCTTTAGTCATGCAAAGTAGTGTGAGTCAATTTACCGTGGTAACCAATAATCCAGATACATCAATTAATGAATTAGCCTTGAACATTGACAGTAATCAAATCTTACTGCAAGAAACTGAGCTGGGTGGTACGGTTGGGGCATTATTTTCCTTCCGTGATGAAGCGGTATCTCCGGCGTTACGAGAAATAGGTCAGTTAGCGTTAGGTATTGGTTCTGCGATCAACAGTCAAAATAGAATGGGACTGGATTTAAATGGTCAGTTAGGTAAAGACATTTACGGAATGCCAGGCACTATGGCCCAGGGTTATCATGACAACTCCAATTCTGAACATATGGTAACCTCGACCATAAGACCTACTGAAGGCGGCGCGTTGACGGTGAATCAGTATCAAGTCACGATGACAAGTCCACTTACTTTTGACGTTTATGAGATTAAAGATGGTCAACAAAGTACGAATCCTTTGCCTATCTCCGGTGCTTATCCTGGTCCTGTTACCGTCGATGAACATGGTTTTGATATTGATTTTTCTGCCGCTGTAGGGGGATTCAAAAGTGGTGATAAATTTATTTTGTCGCCAACTTTATTTAATTTTGACGACTACCAAGTTATCGCCTCTCGGCCTGAAGACATAGCCCTGTCTTCGGCGCTGCGTTCGAGCCGTAATACCAATAATATTACAGATAGCCAACTGATTGTCAGTAGCATATTTGATTCTAGTTTATCGTTTTCAAATAATGCTTTAAACATGGCTGCTCCACAAAGCGTGACGGTTAATAACAGCGGTGACTTTGATATTTTTGATGCCAATGGCACATTGTTAGCGACGAGTTCTGGCGCGCTATTGGGATTAGATTTATTGGCTAATTCAGTCCCGCCATTAAATCCTCAAACTGGTTATGAGATTAAAATCAGTGGCAACCCCAATCCTGGAGAAAGCTTCAGCTTACACTACAACAGTAACTCGGCGGGGGATAACAGTAATGGTTTAAAGCTTGCTGGCCTGGAAAGTGAAAATACCTTAAGACAAAATAAGGTGACCAGTGGCGGTAATCAAATGACCATTTCGGAAGGTATTTCTACCCTTATTGCTGGTATTGGTAATAAAACTCGGGCTGCACGTGTTGATCAGTCGGCAAGTGAATCTAAATTAACGCAGAGCCAAAACTGGGTCGAGAGTGTCTCTGGGGTAAATCTTGATGAAGAGGCGGCCAATATGGTGCGTTATGAACAAGCGTATAATGCTTCAGCTCGGGTGGTGAGCATTTCCAAAGAAATATTCGACACTATCTTGAATGCGGCGAGGTAA
- the flgL gene encoding flagellar hook-associated protein FlgL, whose protein sequence is MRLTNNQIFTRSMQDMSKAQQRLNTAHTQITSLNKYKTSADSPADISKSTYLHDEINKNTQYQKNSLMLKSTLGLEEATLSNIHTAMERGRVLTIRALNGSVGELDLNAIAIEINEIQKEIFNLVNTKNANGDHIFSGSASEVQSYTWDANKAQYNFQGNEQNNKIQIASNVFIRNGDNGREIFESAPARLIALSDNLVGNVSAAEVRIIDQGEYDNFHRDNYDYAMPANNIFKLTVSAPTIPGNSDTYTITDSGNNVQQSGNFMSDNIIRFGGMAMSATGTSPGSVDIILSPLINENILNTLEAFKQVLADTSLTKSEFQDGIADAQLGIGNAKHAVMSVISSIGGRNNAIERITQSNESFKLINQEAMAILTETDLAAAMTDLTKEQNILETSYKTFNKINNLSLFNAM, encoded by the coding sequence ATGCGATTAACCAATAATCAAATATTTACTCGTTCTATGCAGGATATGTCGAAAGCGCAGCAACGGCTGAATACTGCGCATACCCAGATCACATCTCTGAATAAATATAAAACATCGGCTGATTCACCTGCTGACATTTCTAAGTCGACTTATTTGCATGATGAGATCAATAAAAATACTCAATATCAAAAAAATAGTCTGATGTTAAAAAGTACCTTAGGTTTGGAAGAAGCCACATTAAGCAACATACATACAGCGATGGAGCGAGGTCGAGTCCTGACTATTCGGGCTCTCAATGGTAGCGTTGGTGAGTTGGATCTTAACGCTATTGCGATTGAGATCAACGAAATACAAAAAGAAATTTTCAACCTAGTCAATACCAAAAATGCGAACGGTGATCATATTTTTTCTGGTTCGGCATCTGAAGTGCAATCCTATACCTGGGATGCAAATAAGGCGCAGTATAATTTTCAGGGTAATGAACAAAATAACAAGATCCAGATCGCCAGTAATGTATTTATTCGCAATGGTGATAATGGTCGTGAAATATTTGAATCTGCCCCAGCGCGATTGATTGCTCTGTCCGATAATCTGGTCGGTAATGTCTCTGCCGCTGAGGTTCGGATCATCGATCAGGGCGAATATGATAATTTTCATCGTGATAATTATGACTATGCAATGCCAGCAAATAATATTTTCAAGCTAACGGTTAGTGCGCCAACCATTCCTGGTAATAGCGATACTTATACAATTACAGACAGTGGCAATAATGTGCAGCAAAGCGGCAATTTTATGTCAGATAATATTATTCGGTTCGGTGGTATGGCTATGTCTGCAACAGGAACATCCCCGGGTAGTGTCGACATTATTTTGTCGCCATTGATAAATGAAAATATTTTGAACACCCTAGAGGCATTCAAACAAGTACTGGCTGATACTTCATTAACTAAGTCTGAGTTTCAAGATGGTATTGCGGATGCACAACTTGGTATTGGTAATGCGAAACATGCAGTAATGTCAGTCATTTCCAGTATTGGCGGGCGGAATAATGCCATTGAGCGTATCACGCAATCAAACGAATCATTCAAATTGATTAATCAAGAGGCAATGGCAATTCTTACCGAGACAGATCTTGCCGCGGCAATGACAGATTTAACGAAAGAGCAAAATATTCTCGAAACGAGTTACAAAACTTTCAATAAAATCAACAATCTAAGTCTTTTCAATGCAATGTAA
- a CDS encoding flagellin N-terminal helical domain-containing protein codes for MAIYVNTNVASLNSQRSLSNATNALQTSFERLSSGKRINSAADDAAGLQISSRLEAQVNGLNQASRNANDGISLAQTAEGALDETTNMLQRMRVLSIQSANGSNSAADRVALDTEFSELKSEIDRVSTDTTFGGMKLLDASFNTDFQVGADANQTINVKITMDMDSAGLGLAADTLTTAAGAQTAIANLDSAIASVTNVRADLGAKQNRFSSTIRNLTNISENVSASKSRILDTDFAAESAKLAQNQVSQQAASTMLSQANQQSQVALSLLG; via the coding sequence ATGGCTATATATGTAAATACTAACGTTGCGTCGCTAAACTCACAACGGAGCTTATCGAATGCAACCAATGCACTGCAGACTTCTTTTGAACGTTTGTCATCGGGTAAACGGATTAATTCTGCTGCAGATGATGCCGCTGGCCTGCAAATTAGTTCACGTTTAGAAGCTCAGGTTAATGGTTTAAACCAAGCATCTCGAAATGCCAATGATGGTATATCGTTAGCGCAAACGGCTGAGGGAGCATTGGATGAAACCACTAATATGTTGCAACGTATGCGTGTGCTTTCGATTCAATCTGCCAATGGTTCAAATAGTGCAGCGGATCGAGTAGCATTGGATACAGAATTCAGTGAATTAAAAAGTGAAATTGATCGAGTATCAACGGATACTACTTTTGGTGGCATGAAGTTGTTGGATGCAAGTTTTAATACTGATTTTCAAGTCGGTGCTGATGCGAATCAAACGATTAATGTGAAGATAACCATGGATATGGATTCCGCCGGTCTAGGTTTGGCTGCCGATACGCTGACCACTGCTGCGGGTGCTCAAACTGCGATTGCCAATTTAGACAGTGCGATTGCTTCGGTGACCAATGTCCGTGCCGACCTGGGTGCTAAACAAAATCGATTTTCTTCAACCATTCGTAATTTAACGAATATTTCTGAAAATGTATCCGCATCTAAATCACGTATTTTGGATACCGACTTTGCTGCTGAATCAGCAAAACTCGCACAAAATCAGGTTTCTCAACAAGCCGCCAGTACGATGTTAAGTCAAGCGAATCAACAATCTCAAGTGGCGTTATCGCTATTAGGCTAA
- a CDS encoding flagellin N-terminal helical domain-containing protein: MAIYVNTNIASLNSQRNLTTATNALQTSFERLSSGKRINSAADDAAGLQIASRLEAQVNGLNQAARNANDGISLAQTAEGALDESTNLLQRMRVLSIQSANGSNSVADRKALDTEFKELQIEINRISDDTTFGGMSLLDSTFDQNFQIGADANQIINVKISLDMDAAGLGIGSATNNLLTMAQAQIAIVNIDSAIAAITNVRADLGAKQNRFSSTIRNLTNISENVSASKSRIMDADFAAESAKLAQNQVAQQAASTMLSQANQQSQVAMSLLQG, encoded by the coding sequence GTGGCCATATATGTAAACACCAATATAGCATCTTTAAATTCACAACGTAATTTGACGACGGCTACTAATGCGTTACAAACATCATTTGAGCGCTTATCTTCTGGTAAACGTATCAACTCAGCGGCAGATGATGCTGCCGGGTTACAGATTGCTTCGCGCTTAGAAGCACAGGTTAACGGCCTCAATCAGGCAGCTCGAAATGCTAATGATGGTATTTCTCTAGCGCAAACGGCAGAAGGGGCATTAGATGAAAGTACGAACTTGTTGCAACGTATGCGAGTGCTGTCGATTCAGTCGGCGAATGGTTCGAATTCAGTTGCTGACCGCAAAGCTTTAGATACAGAGTTTAAAGAATTGCAGATAGAGATTAATCGTATCTCTGATGATACTACATTCGGTGGCATGAGTTTACTTGATTCGACCTTTGATCAAAATTTCCAGATTGGTGCCGATGCCAATCAAATCATTAATGTAAAAATATCTTTGGATATGGACGCCGCGGGGCTGGGGATTGGTTCTGCAACGAATAATTTGTTAACGATGGCTCAGGCTCAAATCGCGATTGTTAACATCGATAGTGCCATCGCGGCAATAACCAATGTCCGTGCAGATTTGGGTGCTAAACAAAACCGTTTTTCATCCACGATCCGAAATTTAACTAATATTTCTGAGAACGTATCGGCGTCTAAATCACGTATAATGGATGCTGATTTTGCCGCAGAATCAGCAAAACTTGCGCAGAATCAAGTAGCGCAACAAGCTGCAAGTACGATGCTTAGCCAAGCGAATCAACAATCTCAAGTTGCAATGTCGCTATTACAAGGTTAA
- a CDS encoding flagellin N-terminal helical domain-containing protein — translation MAVYVNTNVSSLNAQRQLSNASNEIGKSFERLSSGKRINSAADDAAGLQIGARLESQVNGLNQASRNANDGISLAQTAEGALDETTNMLQRMRVLSIQSANGSNSAADRDALQLEFGELKEEINRIAKDTTFGGENLLDGTYDADIQVGADANQTIKLSITSSMGTGGLGVTGDNISTAAGAQTAIENLDSAIASVTNTRADLGAKQNRFSSTIRNLTNISQNVSASKSRIVDTDFAAESANLARVQVQQQAASSMLSQANQTSQIALSLL, via the coding sequence ATGGCTGTTTATGTAAATACTAATGTTTCATCTTTAAATGCACAGCGTCAATTGAGTAATGCATCCAATGAGATAGGTAAATCGTTCGAACGTTTATCTTCGGGTAAGCGTATCAACAGTGCGGCAGATGATGCTGCGGGTTTGCAGATCGGCGCGCGTTTAGAATCTCAGGTTAATGGTCTAAACCAGGCTTCACGAAATGCTAATGACGGTATTTCTTTAGCTCAAACCGCAGAGGGTGCGTTAGACGAAACAACGAACATGCTGCAACGTATGCGAGTACTGTCAATTCAATCTGCCAATGGTTCGAATAGCGCAGCGGATCGTGATGCATTGCAACTCGAATTTGGTGAATTAAAAGAAGAAATCAACCGTATTGCCAAAGATACAACGTTTGGTGGTGAGAATTTACTGGACGGTACTTATGATGCAGATATTCAAGTCGGTGCCGATGCCAATCAAACCATCAAATTAAGCATTACATCCAGTATGGGTACTGGTGGTTTAGGTGTGACAGGTGATAACATCAGTACTGCTGCTGGCGCTCAGACCGCAATTGAGAATCTGGATTCAGCGATTGCTTCCGTCACTAATACTCGTGCAGATCTCGGTGCGAAACAAAACCGTTTTTCATCGACCATTCGTAATTTAACCAATATCTCACAAAATGTATCGGCATCGAAATCTCGTATCGTAGATACTGATTTTGCTGCAGAATCGGCAAATCTAGCGCGTGTTCAAGTACAGCAGCAGGCGGCAAGTTCAATGTTGAGTCAAGCGAACCAAACCTCACAAATAGCACTTTCTCTACTTTAA
- a CDS encoding flagellar protein FlaG encodes MMSTINTADNKITNLYVAPVDTTNDPSLSAIIEPESELKSPIKTTETDKKPSNSPCDEELEQNLLEATGILQTHFDVNNKKLDFSVHGDSGRVIVKIIDPDSGEILKELPSEVVLKMADNIKQFQEDIFSSSGLLLDEMV; translated from the coding sequence ATGATGTCCACAATTAATACGGCAGATAATAAGATCACGAATTTATATGTTGCTCCTGTTGACACAACCAATGACCCTTCGTTGTCTGCTATAATCGAACCTGAATCCGAGTTAAAGTCACCGATTAAAACGACTGAAACAGATAAAAAACCTTCCAATTCCCCTTGCGATGAAGAGTTGGAACAAAATTTGCTTGAAGCAACGGGAATACTGCAAACACATTTTGATGTGAATAATAAGAAGTTAGACTTTAGTGTGCATGGTGACTCTGGCCGGGTGATAGTGAAAATTATCGATCCCGATAGTGGCGAAATACTTAAAGAACTACCTTCTGAAGTGGTCCTGAAAATGGCTGATAACATTAAACAGTTTCAGGAGGATATATTCAGTAGCAGTGGTCTGTTATTGGATGAAATGGTTTGA
- the fliD gene encoding flagellar filament capping protein FliD, giving the protein MAGMTMAGMGSGMDLESIIKTFVTAEKAPKEARLNNKEISITTELSGVGTLRAALADFQSITNKLGNTDTFYQSKTNIHYQGRSVDSSAVRQAGESNAILPISIETKGVVPKGSFDVKVTKLAQGARLESDFMPDRMVKLGQGIMYFDAGKDSFEVNVNVTDTLQDIQKKINEAPNNYGIGANIINSDLGAKMVYTSDKTGVANDLTVFTSDSSLAMISSKMVGKAASDAIIAIDGNIITQDSNTFTHAVSGVTITANSLTENNDVVNFSTATDHAAVSDLVHEFIDGYNRLISTINTLTDPETGSLKFDSTARSVKQQMQSITGGVVNGASSKLNTLYAAGISLEEGGVLAINPFGSNGSKSGVQRLDDAVNNALDDLGKLFSGKNGVAAQINAVLDNSLNNKGTITQRQSLLNTNLRSLEDERDKLDRYISSYENTLRKKYTAMDNTVSRYNATGDYIRNVLG; this is encoded by the coding sequence ATGGCTGGTATGACTATGGCGGGCATGGGTTCTGGAATGGACCTTGAGTCGATCATTAAAACATTTGTAACAGCTGAAAAAGCGCCGAAAGAAGCGCGTTTAAATAATAAAGAAATCAGCATTACAACTGAATTATCTGGGGTCGGAACTTTACGTGCGGCCTTGGCTGATTTTCAAAGTATTACCAATAAATTAGGTAATACTGATACCTTTTATCAAAGTAAAACTAATATTCACTATCAGGGTCGCTCAGTTGACTCTAGTGCTGTCCGCCAGGCCGGTGAAAGTAATGCAATATTGCCGATCTCCATTGAAACTAAAGGCGTGGTACCGAAAGGCTCGTTTGATGTTAAGGTGACTAAGTTGGCACAGGGCGCTCGTTTAGAATCTGATTTCATGCCAGACCGTATGGTGAAACTGGGTCAGGGGATCATGTATTTTGATGCCGGTAAGGACAGTTTTGAAGTTAATGTCAATGTGACTGATACGTTACAAGATATTCAGAAAAAAATTAATGAAGCCCCCAATAACTATGGGATCGGCGCCAACATTATTAATTCTGATCTTGGTGCGAAAATGGTTTACACCTCAGATAAAACTGGTGTGGCGAATGATTTAACGGTATTTACCTCTGATTCAAGCTTAGCGATGATCTCCTCGAAGATGGTTGGAAAGGCGGCTAGCGATGCCATTATTGCAATCGACGGCAATATTATTACCCAAGATAGTAACACTTTTACCCACGCGGTTTCAGGGGTCACGATCACTGCCAATAGTTTGACTGAAAATAATGACGTGGTCAATTTTTCCACGGCCACTGACCATGCTGCGGTAAGCGATCTGGTGCATGAATTTATCGATGGTTATAATCGTTTAATTAGTACTATCAATACTCTGACGGATCCAGAAACGGGCTCCCTTAAATTTGATTCAACAGCCCGCAGTGTTAAGCAACAGATGCAGTCGATTACTGGCGGTGTTGTAAATGGGGCGAGTAGTAAGCTAAATACATTATATGCGGCTGGTATTTCCTTAGAAGAGGGCGGGGTCCTGGCGATCAATCCGTTTGGTAGCAATGGTAGTAAATCTGGCGTTCAACGTTTAGATGACGCTGTTAATAATGCGCTGGATGATCTTGGCAAACTGTTTTCCGGTAAGAACGGGGTCGCGGCACAAATTAATGCGGTACTTGATAACAGTTTAAATAATAAAGGCACGATCACTCAGCGCCAGTCACTGCTCAATACTAATTTACGTAGTCTTGAGGACGAGCGCGATAAATTAGATCGCTACATATCCTCTTATGAAAATACATTACGGAAAAAATATACAGCGATGGATAATACCGTGTCGCGCTATAATGCTACCGGTGACTATATTCGTAATGTCTTGGGATAG
- the fliS gene encoding flagellar export chaperone FliS, with translation MRANIRRYQQVSRESGIASADNHQVIFMLLQGLLDSVAVAKGCILRNDIEGKAKAINKSINITSGLIDGINHKVYPEIGENFDALYRYIQLRLNDATLERAVEPLDEITTLVTPIKDAWLNIPQAEKMKVAAMREQTRGA, from the coding sequence ATGAGAGCGAATATCAGACGTTATCAGCAAGTTAGTCGTGAAAGTGGCATTGCTTCTGCGGATAATCATCAAGTGATCTTTATGTTGTTACAGGGGCTGCTTGATTCTGTTGCTGTAGCTAAAGGTTGTATCCTACGTAATGATATCGAAGGTAAAGCCAAAGCGATTAATAAATCTATTAATATTACCTCGGGGTTGATTGACGGTATTAATCATAAAGTGTATCCGGAAATTGGTGAGAATTTTGATGCCTTGTACCGCTATATTCAATTACGGTTGAATGATGCCACGTTAGAACGTGCTGTAGAGCCGTTGGATGAGATCACGACATTGGTTACACCAATTAAAGATGCTTGGTTAAATATTCCACAAGCGGAAAAAATGAAAGTTGCAGCAATGCGTGAACAAACCCGTGGTGCTTAA
- a CDS encoding motility associated factor glycosyltransferase family protein: MENLSHNINSQIAALEGLQQQHQKNLSLAQEIDAIYQNAQLPIVDPTALYAANMAAFKLYIPDIHASFVDYQPAKFELAQRHGELHLVDVEDNIVLGENYYRDGLIDFEKYRFNPQLTRVDFSDEIDNPINFVHVKYINQLTNLVSQVNQQHKQELILPEAVNMMVCFGLGLGYYLPLMLSKHQVKRLYIYEPEHDFFYASLFTLDWAEILQQLDANNSSLHLCLGANEDDFFADISSELIAKGRYDSTFSFCYKHYATEQMDKALEKFNNQAYQVAFGFGFFDDSLLALAHQYHNLNKHVPLLGKAEPLPECATLPVFILANGPSLDEHIDYIIANRDKVLLVSCGTTIRALHQYGIKPDFHLEMERTRTTHSVLQSVGDEAYLRSIPLLTLNTISPDVLDLFDRQLMALKMVEPSTEIIMNPALGCDNDNLTQLMYCNPTVANLALSFFTQMGFKNIYLFGVDLGFSGDAHHSKKSIYYDQSGQDKQLFNKKALANLVAPGNHVDQVETTMIFQMSAVGLTALLRLNPEVNCYNLGQGIRIDNTIPTYQADICLPDSTLDKALFVEQMLTHYAVDTRVLAQQYSHILHQNLFSEFVDEMLALLQPSVADRYAALEQLQQQFILLHSKYETKDAFLADMLRGTLQHCHASIIKLLLLPASAEQGLVYYQQGIAIFVNYLQETKVKYNKELFEADKTDMSATWQ; the protein is encoded by the coding sequence ATGGAAAATTTAAGTCACAATATTAATTCTCAGATTGCCGCTTTAGAAGGTTTACAACAACAGCATCAGAAGAACTTAAGCCTTGCTCAGGAAATCGATGCTATCTATCAAAATGCACAGCTACCTATCGTTGATCCAACGGCACTCTATGCTGCCAATATGGCTGCTTTTAAGCTGTATATTCCCGATATCCATGCGTCATTTGTCGATTATCAACCAGCCAAATTTGAATTGGCTCAACGCCATGGTGAATTACATTTGGTGGACGTTGAGGACAATATTGTATTGGGTGAGAATTATTATCGTGACGGCTTGATTGATTTTGAAAAATACCGTTTTAATCCACAATTAACTCGCGTCGATTTTTCGGATGAAATTGATAATCCAATTAATTTTGTGCATGTTAAATATATCAATCAGTTAACTAATTTAGTGAGTCAGGTTAACCAACAACATAAGCAAGAACTGATATTACCAGAAGCCGTTAATATGATGGTTTGCTTTGGGTTAGGTTTGGGTTATTACTTACCGCTGATGTTAAGTAAACACCAAGTTAAACGTCTATATATTTATGAACCTGAGCATGATTTTTTCTATGCGAGTTTGTTTACACTCGATTGGGCTGAAATATTACAGCAATTAGATGCTAATAATAGTAGCTTGCATTTATGTTTAGGCGCGAACGAAGATGATTTTTTTGCTGATATATCGAGTGAGCTTATTGCTAAAGGGCGTTATGATTCGACCTTCAGTTTCTGTTATAAGCATTATGCGACTGAGCAGATGGATAAAGCCTTAGAGAAATTTAATAATCAAGCTTATCAGGTTGCTTTTGGTTTTGGTTTTTTTGATGATTCATTATTGGCTTTGGCGCATCAATATCATAATTTGAATAAACATGTGCCACTGTTAGGCAAGGCCGAACCACTACCTGAATGCGCCACATTACCGGTCTTTATCCTGGCTAATGGCCCCTCTCTTGATGAGCATATTGATTACATTATTGCGAACCGTGATAAAGTGCTCCTTGTCAGTTGTGGTACCACCATACGCGCTTTGCATCAGTATGGAATTAAACCTGATTTTCATTTAGAGATGGAGCGCACCCGGACCACACACAGCGTGTTGCAGTCAGTGGGGGATGAGGCTTATCTTAGGTCTATCCCGTTATTAACGTTAAATACCATATCCCCGGATGTATTGGACCTATTTGATCGCCAGCTGATGGCGTTAAAAATGGTGGAGCCATCCACTGAAATCATTATGAATCCAGCATTGGGTTGCGATAATGATAACTTAACCCAGCTGATGTATTGCAACCCCACCGTCGCTAATTTAGCCTTGTCTTTTTTCACTCAGATGGGGTTCAAAAATATTTATTTATTTGGCGTTGATCTTGGTTTTAGCGGTGATGCTCACCACAGTAAAAAAAGTATCTATTACGATCAATCAGGTCAAGATAAGCAATTGTTTAATAAAAAGGCGTTGGCAAATTTAGTCGCACCGGGTAATCATGTTGACCAAGTTGAAACAACCATGATCTTTCAGATGTCGGCAGTTGGCCTGACGGCGTTATTACGCTTAAACCCCGAGGTTAATTGCTATAATCTTGGTCAGGGCATTCGAATTGATAATACTATTCCAACGTATCAAGCGGATATATGTTTACCTGACAGTACGCTAGATAAAGCGTTGTTTGTGGAGCAGATGCTGACGCATTACGCTGTTGATACTCGGGTGTTGGCGCAGCAATACAGTCATATATTACATCAGAATCTATTTTCTGAATTTGTCGACGAGATGCTGGCATTATTACAGCCGTCTGTCGCAGATAGATATGCGGCGTTAGAACAGTTACAACAACAATTTATTTTATTGCACAGTAAGTATGAAACGAAAGATGCCTTTTTAGCCGATATGTTGCGGGGGACCTTGCAACATTGTCATGCCTCAATAATTAAGTTGTTATTGTTACCGGCTAGTGCAGAGCAGGGATTAGTCTATTATCAGCAAGGCATAGCTATTTTTGTTAACTACCTTCAAGAGACCAAAGTTAAGTATAATAAAGAGCTGTTTGAGGCCGATAAAACCGATATGTCGGCAACCTGGCAATAA